DNA from Daucus carota subsp. sativus chromosome 1, DH1 v3.0, whole genome shotgun sequence:
ccattatattattatattagctaataaatattttaagatttctcaaatttaacattttaaattatatgaatattgaGTTTCAAATTTAGCTTTAAATTGCTAATTTTCTTACAAATATATATGAGATACACTTTTACACAGTCTAAAGTCGTTATATACAACCTATGATAAACAAAAtggtatttaataaaaatactatttttggtaagttatTTTGCAATTTGATTAGGGATTCCTTGTGACGGGCACATGCAtctaatcatattattattaagggtttttcttacaaattatacccaagTCAAAaagattttttacaaaaatattttcactgtttaaaacaaattgcaaaaatattatacttcaaaaaatatttacaaaaatatggaGGTTGCATTTGCAACTATATCTGCAACTCCTaccaaccatatatgcaaccacaaattcaattttgaaaaaatcttaaattcaattttgaaaaaatcttttgaaaattacatttatttgcataataagttgcaactggTTGCAAATAAGCACCTCTGCAGggccaaaaataatattatcaccTCCTTGGTCTTGACCCTGCCACTTTTCCGACCCATCAACACCGACGAACCGCCGACAAACAAAGAAACCACCGTGAGCAATCAACCACACAAATACATTCAATCGCCAACAACACAACCTTTAGTCGAGTTTAAATCAATTTTGATTTCTCCAAAATCTGAAACCCAGTTCATCTTATCGATGAGAGAGATTAAAGAAAGAGAGACAGAGAAAAAGAGAGCGCAATTCATTTCGACTGAAAGAGAGCTAGAAGACGGAGTGGgaaagagagatgagagaggcATAAAGAATGAAAGAGAGGGGACCTTATATTTGCAAAACATAAGTAGGTAGTAAACGTAAATCTGCAAGCTTTTTAAGGTGATAGTATTATTGTAATTAGTATGTCAAAAAGAGGTATATTTGGTAAATTCGCTATTATTTTCTCATAGTACTCGACAACAAAATCATCTTTAATATatactagcctataacccgtgcgaagcacgggcaatatataattcgtaatttattatttaaattttaatatcattatattaatattttagtattaatgagttgaattttcattaaattatattaaccaactgattatacgcgaaaattaacttttataatttattatctaatttataaatatttttcagttattaatatgtgatgattattattcaattaactttgaatcagatttttcatattttgtatattttcatatgtaagaaaaaaaatattcattgtGTAACatattaaagttaaaaaatgtTACTTAATTAGTGAGTGTATTGAAATAGAATAAGTTAgagtcaaaaaaaattatatcaagatcatttctagtattttttttctcattaaaTGATTATAATTTGGAGCATgtaattaaaatgatttatgGTCCGTCAATATTTTgagtttgataaaaaaaattaacattgtGTCACCAGAAATATATAGATCTGCATCCAGATAGCGATAGAAATGTGAATAATACAAGATCAATcagatcaaaaataatttagaaaaaaacaaTTAGGGGAACATTTTAACCAACTTATAAGTTTACTAAAATCTATGCTAGCCCGAACATAGATAGTCGACTAAATTGGACCAGTAATTCAGGTGGAAAGTTAACAACAAAGGCAACACTGTGGCCATCTATATAGAGCAGATAAATATAGCTGATCTATCAAAACTCAAAAGTGACTACAATAACATACCAAGGGTGACTAACAAGAGTTGCTTCATTTGTATGTAGCATAATAATACCAGAATCAGCGGTGTttaattatcatcatcatcgcGGCCATTCCAGTCCTTAATCTGTTTGAATCCTGGGAGTGAAACCAGGCTCTCTGTATACCTTGCAAGACGGTGAGTGTAAAGATGATCAGCCATCTCAACTCGAGCAATCTTGGCCTCTTTCTTGTCAGCATCACACGAGATCCACATGCGATCATCATGATTTCTTATTAGTAGTAGGAGTTCCCCATTGCTGAAATAGCCATTATAGAGTACTGCTGGCATCGCTAAATCAATACTAAACATTATCGTCCATGATGCCTCAACTCCACCACCTTTCAGGCATGCATCATCATCCAGCATCCACATGTTAATCTTCTTGTTCAATCTCCCACCAGTTCTATCACCATTCAATGCATCTGCCCACAACGTAATGACAGCAATAGACTTATCAAGCTCAATAATATGAGTTTCAGGCTGAGCATCATAATACTCCTCATCAtagtcatcatcattatcaccAACAACACCAACACCGCCAGCAGCAACAACAGGGAGCTTAATAGCACAATTCATGACCTCCTTGTTCAAATCAAACACCATCATCCCTACGCCCTTGTCAATACCACATAAAAATCCATTAACACACACATTGAAATGGCCACTTAAGAAGTCATCAGGGCTGTCAATCGGATCAGGCACTTCTCGCCACACATTCCTATTAGCTGAAAACACCTCAGCGGGAAGACAAGGCCCTGATACAACCCTAACAATCTTATAATCCTCATCTACAGGATCATAACCAAAACCTAGAGCGCGGGGTTTACTCAAGCCCCTACCAGGAACAACTATTAATGATTGTCTAGTAGCAGGATTCCACAGAAAGAATCTATTAATTAGGTGTGAAGTTTCGAAGAGAACCAAACAAACAATGCCATTCGCAGAACCAACAAGTGTTAAACGAGGCACCGATCTAGACTCACCTTGAGAATAGGGATACCTGGTTTCGGACACAATTTGACGAGAGTCAACGTCAAAGAGTGATAACTTCAGCTTAGCACTTTCCGTCGAAGTGGAACATGAATAGCGGACAAGCATAAGAGTTTCATCAGATCCGCTTCTGATTGCTCGGCGGAGTTGGGCTTTGACGAAGACCGGGTCTTTGATTAGGGAAAGCCAGGTTTTGGAGACTAGTTGGAACTGAATTAGGGATTTCACTGGCACGCGTACGAGAATCTCGCTGATGAGATCGTCGGAGAGTGTTGGATTTGGTCTGATAGGCTTCATTTTTCAGTCGGAATGAATGACGGCGGTCACTACAGAGGGTACGAGTGAAATGCGGAAACTAATTAGGGTTAGGGCCTGCTTTGTTTTTATAACATATTCAACTGGGCTGGTCTATTGTAATTTAAGGGCTCTTTTTGAgcccatttatttttatatttgattgaaaGTTTCTTGAGTGTCTTCAACAAACCCTTGACAAAATATATAGGTGCtatcatataaataaacaataataataccaaaaaaaaatgtatttagaGTGATCCAGTCAATATAAAATGATGGGTtatacttggacaacatctaaAGATGTGTGGCAAGATTTCTTatcatatattatcatattaaaataatatattttatctataacaattaaaataataattatgtatcGATGGAATAGAAagatacaaataatattttagttgCTTTTAGTTAGTTTTGACTTTAGttgattttcatgtttttttgtGATGTTAATTCTAATCTCATACATAAACTCATATTTGGATTTTGCAAACACTTGGAACTTATTATgtaattgaatataatatttaataatttttttaaaattgcattTCTGATTGTTAGCAGTTGAAAATGCTGTTGCAAATGCATTAATATCCGTAATTTtgtaaaacaaatcaaaaaataatattattacaaattttatttgaaagatTGTATTTTggcacaatttttaaaaagttacaaTATTTCTGAGAAAAACTTTCCAAACTTAGTACTTTGTGAAAACAACCCTAAACAAAAttcaagagaaaaaaaaatcaaatgtaTTCACATATATAGCAtgcacttttatttattttttaaaattatatttgagatAATTAATTCGTTATTCTCTCAACTATAGACCGTTTATGATTAAGGTCACACAACTTataaaaaaagtcaaataaatatgtcttttaatttttttaaaaaacgaaCTCACGTTCCTCGGTTAGAATTTGACTAACGAATGTTAGTCAATGTTGACGtagaaatcaaaaataaaataaaaatgacctCGAAAATGACGTGGCTAGCAAAATTCACCGATGGAagtgaaattttgatatgttaatcTATGCATCAAGAACATTGGTGCTgaaatttttcaattttgagtTCACTAACATGTAGATTTCTCAAGAATGAGAAAAATCACGTTCAAAATCCGCAGATTTCGTATAAagattttatttctaaaatttattaaagtaGTGTGATTATtcatacatactccctccgtcccaccaagATGTTTACGTTCAtattgcacgcattttgaggctcttattaAATATAGTTCAATAgcgtttttttaattaaatttttttttgaataaaagtttaaacgtcaaactttttttcaggattttttaaaaaaaataaaaacattatggaagtatataagagttttaaaatgcgtgccaaaaagtaacgtaaagaacctgatgGGACGAAAAGAGTatgattttatttctaaaattcatatttgaaATAGTTTTCCGATGTTATAATTATAGAATTTTTTGACATAGCTAATGAGAGTTATTAAGAGTACTAGTTGAATAAATGAAATTCTTGACATATCGACATGATTTATGGACATATATACACGAAGACCACATAGTTTTTGACTTGAAGGAGATTAATATTTTTCTGATGATATTATAATCTTAGAACTTTTTGACATAGCTAATGAGACTTATTAAGACTAGTTAAATACATGAAATTCTTGACATATCGACATGATTTATGgacgtatatatatatgtgaagaCCACATAGTTTTGACATGGAGgagattaatatttttttgatacttattttatatgatttagctctaataaaaattatattacaaatttgatatatgatatcttatactgatgtgatTCACGAGtaatttttaagatttatttgaaatttatcaTTCAAAATTTTTGTAATGTAGCATAAAATTTTAAGgttatgttttaaatttatttgagaATCTGTAATACAATTAAAGAAATTAGTTCATTGCACTGTTAAAGTAGCgaatctatttttaaataagttctttaaagaatttttaataattagaatggtttttttgaatttttaataattagaatggttaaaataaatataatcaatcccaaatgatatatttaaattattaaatttaaatgtgtGCTAATTAAGATAAAgtaacattttaaaatatattacaatactATATTTTTAACGAACAACCGACCAAGATGATCGGAATGTTttgtatttcaatttctataatggatgttattatttactagcaaaattatttaatctaaaaaatatatgtattaacatatatatttctcaaaaaaaacatatattaatcttatgattaaaatagaacaatttaAAAACATAATCATTATAGATACTTATACAAAATACAAGGAAATGAAACCGATAGAATACCATTTTTTATTaagacaatttaaaaaaaacaatacactCCGCcgctaaccctaaccctaaaacttTGAGCATTTCCCTTCTCCCATCCACACACTCCGCCGTCATCAACTGAGTGATTCAATCGGACTCTGCAATGGCCCCAATCCGACCAAATCCGACACTTTCCGACGATCTCATCAGCGAGATTCTCGTTCGCGTGCCAGTGAAATCTTTACTTCAGTTCCAATTAGTCTCCAAGACCTGGCTTTCCCTGATCAAAGACCCCGCTTTGGTCAAAGCGCAGCTCCGCCGAGCAATCGCAACCGAAACTGATCAAACCCTTATCATGACCCGCGAGACATATTTGACAGATACCGAAAATGCTACACTG
Protein-coding regions in this window:
- the LOC135150634 gene encoding putative F-box protein At3g10240; the encoded protein is MKPIRPNPTLSDDLISEILVRVPVKSLIQFQLVSKTWLSLIKDPVFVKAQLRRAIRSGSDETLMLVRYSCSTSTESAKLKLSLFDVDSRQIVSETRYPYSQGESRSVPRLTLVGSANGIVCLVLFETSHLINRFFLWNPATRQSLIVVPGRGLSKPRALGFGYDPVDEDYKIVRVVSGPCLPAEVFSANRNVWREVPDPIDSPDDFLSGHFNVCVNGFLCGIDKGVGMMVFDLNKEVMNCAIKLPVVAAGGVGVVGDNDDDYDEEYYDAQPETHIIELDKSIAVITLWADALNGDRTGGRLNKKINMWMLDDDACLKGGGVEASWTIMFSIDLAMPAVLYNGYFSNGELLLLIRNHDDRMWISCDADKKEAKIARVEMADHLYTHRLARYTESLVSLPGFKQIKDWNGRDDDDN